In Phoenix dactylifera cultivar Barhee BC4 chromosome 1, palm_55x_up_171113_PBpolish2nd_filt_p, whole genome shotgun sequence, the genomic stretch TGGATCACTTGAGGAGATTCGAAGCATGAAGAAGGCTGGAAGAAAGCTGATCTTGGACATCAACTCACATGATATCACTCCTAGGGTCCTGCCCCACTATCTTAAGTGGATGTCACAATATGGTTTGTTTAAACTCACTAACCTTTCTTCATATTGTAGAGGAAGATGGCATGCCACAGCTCGATGCTTTGATAAATgccttcttattatttttttccttctaaaggcttgttatatatatatatatatatatatatatatatatatataaaatcattatatatatcattttttcTGGAACACAGTCACAAGATCAGCAAACAGGAACTTAATTTGGCAACGTGAAAAATTTAAGAATTTTCCTGTTAAAAAAGTTGAATTTCTCTATCTCTTTCTCTATATATGTAATCATTCAGTGTCTCCTCAActtatcttcttcatcttttggGGAACACACAGTCACAAGATCAGCATACAGAAACTAATTTGGCAAGTTGCAAGATTTCAGAATTTGCCTCTTAAAAAAAGTGGAatttgtcaaaattcagaaataGCCTTAATAAAATTTACACACAGAATTTGCCTCTTAAAAAAGTGGAATttgtcaaaattcaaaaatagcttTAATAAAATTTACACACACACAAGCACATGAATACATGCACACGCACGCATATACACATGAACACGTGGGCGCGCACACCCACCCACACAGACACACAGGCCCACGGTCACAAGATCTACATGCACGTACGCAATAAGTCTCCTCAGTCCTCGTcttatcttcttcatcttttctaGAATATAGTGACAAGTTCAGCACACACAAACTAATTTGGCAAGGTGcaaaatttcagattttgtcccttaaaaaaagttaaatttGCCAAAATTCAGAAAAAGATTTAAGAAAATTTACTAAGTAAAAGTAAAGTATATAAAATACTTTCTTTAGTAGTAGAAAGAAGTCTAGCAGAGGCAACAACTATAGATAATAATGAAAGCATCATCTGTAACAGTGACAAAAAGCATGATTAACTATAAGCCataaaatttcattgaataaatCATTAACAATTCACAATTAAATAGTTAAATTTAACAGATGCTTGATAATTCTTGTCTGCTCCtgctagaagagaataatcCAGCATCATTTCTCTAATGGGACACTAACGGTCGAGTATGATTTGATAATTTCTCAATAAGTTGGAGAACATTATTAGCACGTCCTCAAAGGATGAATACAGAATACATAGACCGGAGAACTTCATATGTTGATGATAGAGTGACAAATGGTAGAAAGATATGTCATACATTCACCCATTTGAGCACtcaaaaaaaatccataaataTTGTTCATGTGTCCAAGAGCATGGAAATGAGCTGCTTTGTAATAAGTCAAGCTAGTCTTTAGTTACTGTAAAACATGACATAATTCgactacaaaaaataaaaagttaaaatattattaaatttcttaattATGTTGCTGCATGCCACAGGagaaacatttctatattggtTTGGACCCCATCCAACGATATGTATCACTGATCCAGAGTTGGCTAAGCAAGTGTTGTCGAACAAATTTGGTTTCTTTCCAAAGGTGATGCCAATTCCTAACATATTGGCTTTATTGGGTAAGGGTTTGTCTGTCACTCAAGGGGCAGAATGGGTTAGGCACCGGCATGTTGTCAGTCCTGCTTTTACAATGGATAAGCTCAAGGTCAGTTGCTTATGAACCTTTCATATTTTACAATAATGCTGCAACAACCCTTGGCACCCCCTTGGCCCTCCCACCCCTACCCCACCCCCCGCGCACGTGTTTGCCCGGaaacatccatccatccatacgtgtgtacatacatacgtacatacatagatacatatatagatatggTTTAAGAAACCAATAGTGATGTTGGTAGCATTGCTTATTagaatttttatgtttttctatACCCAAAAATAGAAAGCCAGCATAGAGTTAACtcaattattcttttcttgacTTCTTCGATATTGCTACTACAATATTAATGCTGCAATTTTACGAGACTGATTGCTTGCCCTAAACATAGTGGAACGTAGGAAAAGAATTCATTTAGCCAATCCCAACTAGTTTGGGACTAAGGTTTAGCTGAGTTAAGTTATATTGGCTTTGATaccacatattaaaatatgatgTAAGCAAAAAGAGGCCAACTGTCGGACCCTATTTCATTAATGAATATTGATCGTCGTATTTGATTTCTTTGTTGGTATTTGTAGCACTGTGACTCCAGCATAGAAAATTGCTTCATGTTTTTCCAATTTGTGAAAGAACTGAAGTAAACAACCACATTTCTTGAACAATCATGATGAGTTCAGTCACTGTCCAAACTTATATGTCTATTAATGTATTTAAACTATAATAATAGTACTCAAAGACCACATATTATAAGGGTGGCTGGCATGATTTATGTGCCCGCACACATTTTAATATGTAACCTAACTGCTTTTAGTTTGATAGACGATGACAAAGAAGATGGCAGAATGTGCTCAATCCATGCTAGAACGGTGGCAAGATCTGGCAACTCAAGCTGAGGGCCAAAGAGAGATGGAGGTCAGCAGCCAACTTCAAGAGTTAACATCAGATGTAATCTCCCACACAGCTTTTGGAAGCAGTTATGTTGAGGGCAAGGAAGTCTTTCAGGCACAAAAAGAGCTCCAGACACTTGCAGCAAAAAGTTTTCTCAATGTCAACATCCCTGGATACCAGTaactcatttttccttttatcCTTTCATGACCATACTATGATTCATAAAACATGGCTTAGCAAATCTAACTACAATCATATCTTTTGTTAGCAGATATCTTCCTTCTAGGAGGAATCTGCCCAGGTGGAAGCTAGAAAGAAGAGTGAGGAACACACTGATGCACATCATACAGGGCCGATTAGATTCGAAGGACTCCAGCTATGGAAATGATCTGCTAGGGTTGATGATGGAGTCTTGCAGATCAGACCTTGGTCAAGAGCGAAAGGGTCAACTATTGAGCATGAATGAGATCATGGATGAATGCAAGACATTCTTCTTTGTTGGACAGGAGACCACCTCCCATTTGCTTACTTGGACTGTGTTCTTGTTGTGTACCAACCAACAATGGCAGGAGAGGCTCAGAGAGGAGGTGCTCAAAGAATGTGGTACAGGAATTCCCAATGCAGACATGCTCAGCAAGTTAAAATTGGTATATATTTATCAGACACAACGTACATCCTCCTGCATAATTTGTCTTTAAGTTATTTATATAATCATCTCTTTTTGCAGGTTACCATGGTTCTCTTAGAATCTTTAAGGCTCTATGGCCCAGTAGTCATGATGCAAAGAATGGCTGCTAAAGATATGACCTTAGGAAACCTAGTGATTCCAAAGGACACCAGACTAGTAAtaccaattgcaattattcataGGAATAAAGAGGTTTGGGGGGCTGATGCTGATGAGTTCAATCCTCTTAGATTCAAGAATGGGATATCCAAAGCTGCCAAGCACCCCAATGCACTACTTGCATTCTCGATAGGACCGAGAGCATGCATTGGTCAAAACTTTGCAATGTTGGAAGCGAAAACTGTGATCACCATGATCCTCCAGAGGTTCTCATTATCTCTCTCCCCAAACTATATACATGCACCAGCGGACATGCTTTTCCTTCAGCCCCAGTATGGGCTTCCTATACTTCTAAGACCCTTGAACGTCTGAAACACCCATTCCATTATTAGCATATATAATTATCTCTATGTATGTGATTGTGCCATGTAATGTTACTGTCTCATTGCTGTCTTCCGTCGGAGCTTGGTCTTGATAACTTTTTGGCTTGTTATTGTTTTAAGATCTCTGATGTGTGCAAGAGACACTCAGCTATCATTAGTTTACTTCTCTATATGTATATGAGTGTaccatatatttgtaccatatatgtatatgagtgTACCATCTCCAGTCCATCTCACATTGGACTGTTTGTGGCCTCTATATAGTACCatatattggatgtaaatgCAAAGATCagatattaaatttaacttataatacaTATGAAAGTGTattctaggttcttcggtgttaagcatgctgaattttttttttttggaaaaccatggctgaacctgatcgggttgcctacgtaccccttcacaagggggatcaagccacacgtagttcttttaagtctcaaaaacgcagcggaaaaattgaatcaaacaattttaattcgtgcatgcttacaagatcaaatctagaaatcagcactgtAAGAACACAAAGGATTATgctggaatcgtttaaacaattatgctaaaacttttatgtatgattaactatcaaatctgaaacttaagaactctattccaatcaatctccgaatatctatcgaatggattctggagatatctccgtgaggagccccaaaagagggtaaaacctcggaaaatcggacctagaccttgacaccataataaatgattaatgctagattaataccttttatgatggatgaaacttgtggatctgattcttgacttcgcagccatgcacacgaatggcctctacgagaagtacacgcgaagccctgaaggatcttcttctgcaacagtgctagcagctgcagaacacatTGAAGGCTAAAATCTACTCTAAGGggttcaatcaactcttgatcaatcgtcttgaagcagatgcagatgaggtttgtaaggaaagtagaggactcagatctgatattgaatcttctagatatcctCCCTGAAAAACCtagctaaaatggagaagaagaggaagaggaggtgtGTGACGAAGTAGGCTGCATTGGATTGATTACACCGGCGCCCATCTTGACCCCTTTTTATAGGCACACCATCTGATCATttgaattcgaaattcaaatgCAAATATGGTATTTGTTAGCGCATGAAGGGGATAGTTGCAACAAGATAGATCTTATctttgtttgaattcaaaatccaaaCAATATTTGGTTCATGCGGGTGAGATAGAATCGAAATGGATGGTGATGATCttccatcatcatctagccATTTTCCCACATATTCCACGACCCAAATCCCATCAGATTTCATTGAAAAACAACTTCTGGATCGAATACCGAAAGTTCAGAACATCCGCGAGCTCCAGATTTTCTGGAAGGAGTCGACCTTCCcgatctacgagtcgactccaagtcgcctcgagtcgactccttccccttcgagtcgactctaaagctTCACGGGTCAACTCTGACAGAGAACATTTTCTCTGATACGCCCAGCGAGTCGACCCCTtcatagctcgagtcgactccaagtagcctcgagtcgaccctaaggaaacttgagtcgactccacctGGGAAAAACAGAAGAGGTCGTCTTTGgaatctctgagagagtcgacccccgcCAGGTTCGAGTCGAACCCTCTTCTCGAGTCGAATCCTaggaaactcgagtcgactccacctaGGAAAAATAGAAGAGGTCGTCTCTGGATTCTctaagagagtcgaccccagccagGCTCGAGTTGACCCctcttctcgagtcgactcctaggaaactcgagtcgactccaatcaggtcaaaaactctgattgaacccaaaattgaatccaattcaatttggctcatcctaaattcatttactcaatcaaattgagtttattagtaatccagTTTCTAATTAATTctccaataattattttaattattttatagaataatttgccaatcgaattgaccaaattatcctgaatgattcttaatcattcatcagccttctagATCAATcaagaatcttctatgcgtgtgacctcataggttcgaacctaagccggtagtataggaacaacttTCTAtgctaatcgatgtgaccatctagcaatggtacccgatgtctggataggccgaatatatgcaaagcaaatattctggaaccctggactatggttactgtataattcaatccctttgactcctaatgccaggatgacttagagctcactgtcaaccctataattagtacatccattatgtgattaactttagatatcccgtgactcctcactgagattatcctggctaaggttttgctaaattaatcacaagacattatctcctattttcaggagggatcaattccatcttgactcacaactgactacgcaagtacttgactacatccagtgaccttccgtcactgaattagaaatccaggtagtctggtaccaaagtacaataagttgcttgctagtcataggttgcggtctcaggtcagagggccaaacttatacccatgtCCACTAGGaatatctcttgacagtagagcgttctgaaattggtcacgtccagtgaaatgtactcctacactttacctgtatggcataccagtgtctccacactccttggttaagaagacaaccaatatatatatcacataacgacctaatcttgataatgctgtcgtccttgtaacaacatatcatttggtcgcgaactaatttaaggactcgaagataaatcctcctttatcattaataagcccTAAGgatttcatcatataagagttcatttgaagatgtaaaatgatgaataatgccaaaaaatactttattgatttgtcaattcatttacaatattcaatcatcaacgtACTGACGATtgtcatttaggatacaatttccaacaactcccacttagcctaaagccaatcggcacagtatctaatacccatcttcgacttgtgttcgttaaACTCTTTGataccgaggactttggtaaatgggtcagccagattttcttttgtgtcaatcttctgaagatcaatatcacctcgttctataatctctcgaactaaGTGATAgcatcgcagaatatgcttggtccgctgatgtgttttaggttcctttgtctgagctatggctccagtgttatcacaaaatataggaactggaccatcaatggaaggtgtcactcccagctcggtgatgaacttgcgcaaccatacggcttacttggctgcatcagatgctgcaatatattctgcttcacatgtagaatctgccactgtatgctgcttggaactcttctagCAGATGGCcctacccttaagagtgaagatatatcccgacacactcttgctatcatcttgatctgactaaaaacttgaatcggtatatccctcaagttttaagtcagaatcactatagacaagccactagtctttagtatttctcaaatacttaagaatggttttcacaaccttc encodes the following:
- the LOC103696054 gene encoding cytochrome P450 709B2-like isoform X1 → MLKYPSGRHQREMSNLGLVLGALAVVLISSLWRGLVYLIWRTYAIPKRFRKQGVGGPCGKFWSGSLEEIRSMKKAGRKLILDINSHDITPRVLPHYLKWMSQYGETFLYWFGPHPTICITDPELAKQVLSNKFGFFPKVMPIPNILALLGKGLSVTQGAEWVRHRHVVSPAFTMDKLKTMTKKMAECAQSMLERWQDLATQAEGQREMEVSSQLQELTSDVISHTAFGSSYVEGKEVFQAQKELQTLAAKSFLNVNIPGYQYLPSRRNLPRWKLERRVRNTLMHIIQGRLDSKDSSYGNDLLGLMMESCRSDLGQERKGQLLSMNEIMDECKTFFFVGQETTSHLLTWTVFLLCTNQQWQERLREEVLKECGTGIPNADMLSKLKLVTMVLLESLRLYGPVVMMQRMAAKDMTLGNLVIPKDTRLVIPIAIIHRNKEVWGADADEFNPLRFKNGISKAAKHPNALLAFSIGPRACIGQNFAMLEAKTVITMILQRFSLSLSPNYIHAPADMLFLQPQYGLPILLRPLNV
- the LOC103696054 gene encoding cytochrome P450 709B2-like isoform X2 — translated: MSNLGLVLGALAVVLISSLWRGLVYLIWRTYAIPKRFRKQGVGGPCGKFWSGSLEEIRSMKKAGRKLILDINSHDITPRVLPHYLKWMSQYGETFLYWFGPHPTICITDPELAKQVLSNKFGFFPKVMPIPNILALLGKGLSVTQGAEWVRHRHVVSPAFTMDKLKTMTKKMAECAQSMLERWQDLATQAEGQREMEVSSQLQELTSDVISHTAFGSSYVEGKEVFQAQKELQTLAAKSFLNVNIPGYQYLPSRRNLPRWKLERRVRNTLMHIIQGRLDSKDSSYGNDLLGLMMESCRSDLGQERKGQLLSMNEIMDECKTFFFVGQETTSHLLTWTVFLLCTNQQWQERLREEVLKECGTGIPNADMLSKLKLVTMVLLESLRLYGPVVMMQRMAAKDMTLGNLVIPKDTRLVIPIAIIHRNKEVWGADADEFNPLRFKNGISKAAKHPNALLAFSIGPRACIGQNFAMLEAKTVITMILQRFSLSLSPNYIHAPADMLFLQPQYGLPILLRPLNV